GGTGGCTGGCTTGGCATCCATCTCCCTACAGGTGGGAATTGGAAAATCTGGGActcaggggcaggggtgggtcaGCACTTCAGACCTCAAGTCAATCCTTGCCTTCTCCAGGCCCCTCTGGGAACGAGCAAGAACTGGGGAGGAGATAGGGTGTCCCTTCTTGGATAGGGCCTCCTGGTGCTGGGGGCATGGGCCGGAAGCTCCAAGGACATTCCCAGACAggtcctgcctctcccccaggccctcacCTGTGCCTGGTGGGCACCTTGTAGGTGAGTTCCCAGGGGGTGGGGTCTTGCTGCAAGTAAGTGTTGAGCAGGTCCAGGGAGAAGAGGCGCCACAGGTGCTTCCGGGTGATGCCCTCGGCACTGCCCATGGAGCAGATATCCAGGATGGAGAGCAGGGGGTACACAGCCATAAGGGAGACGTGACACAGCTCCTGCTTCTCCCCAACCTTGTTATCTGAGGGGAAGGGATGTGGGAGAGAGGAGTGGCTCACCTTCCAGCTCCCTTGGGGCGAGGTGTACAGGCTGAGGGTGCAGGGGTCCAGAGCAACTTGCCCCGGAACATTTGTCAGGAGCAGCAGATGTCCCCCAGGCTCTGGGAAGCTTCCAACAACAGCCAAATCTTGTCTGATACTTTCTacataccaggcactgtcctaagtgcTTTGCACAAACCACTGTATTGAATGTGCACTGTTATTTGTTTTCAGTCAAACTAATATTAACAGTTTATTGAGAGACAATCTATATTCCATAAAATCAACCCCTTGAACGCAAACAATTCAGTGATTTGTTTTGTATATGcagagttatgcaaccatcaccactaattttagaacatttttcatgCCCTGGAAGAGAAATCCAGTACCAAGTAGCTGTCACTCCCCATTTGCCCCTCTCCCTacctctggcaactactaatctactttctatctctgtagatttgcctattctgaatgTTTCACATAAAACTAACCCTTGTATGGAAGTATACAATGTATGGTTTTTTGTGGCCAGCTCCTTTTACTTGgcacaatgttttcaagttttgcCCAGATGGTAACATatagcaatacttttttttttaacctttattactcccattttacagatgtggaaactgaggcatggggaggTTTAACAACTTGCTGAGATTACATGGTTAAGAAGTGCTCAGGCCAGGATCCAGTTCCAAGGAATCTGGCTCAAGTCCACACTCTTAGCCAATCTCCTGTGCAGCCCTGGCCTCCTACCAGGCGGCCCTGGGGCAGACTGGTAACAACCTCATTTTAtgaaagaggaagctgaggcccagggcagcTGAGGATTTGTCTAAGTTCCCACAGTAAATCAGCACTGCTCTCAACTCTTCACGTTGAGTCCTCCACAGCTCAGGCCCACACATACGGACACCCACACAGGCAGATGTGATTGGTATGAGGCATACACACCAGACACACAAAAGCACACCCTGGCATGCTCACACCCACTCTGCTTGCTCTGTCTGGATCCTCAACATCCTCCCACCCCACATCCTGCTCACACagccctccctctttccttcctggccCTGACTCTTCGGGCCAGGTGGTCCAGGTACctctgtgggagaggagagagtaaCTGACGGTCCAGGAGTACTGGGACGGGTGTTTGGGACAGGCGGTCAGGCAGATGGTATCCTCAGAGCGGGGTGGCAAGCTTCCCTCTGTGCGGTCCAGCTGCAGAGCTGCTCAGGGATGACCAGGTCCATTCAAGGGCAGAGGAGGCCCTCAGTGCAGGCCAGAGAGGTTTGGCCTTTCCTCTTGTTCCATCCCAGATACCCTCCCCTGGCCAGCATGGTGCTGGTTAGAGAGAAGGCCTTGAGCCAGGAAATAGGGAGTCGAGTCCTTTCTCCAGAACAAGACAGTGGGGACATACCTTTGTGTCATTGGCACCTGCTAAGCACTTTGTTCCACCCAGTAGCCCCTCAAGGTAGAAGCTACCagtagccccattttacagatgggggagCTGAGCTCAGAGAGGACCCACCAATGCCACACATCTAGGAAGTGGAAGCACCAAGTTTtaatccctgctctgcctgccccaaACCATGGTCTGATTAACGAGTCTTAACCAGCGCCCCTCAATGCCTGCTTCCCGGCCCCAGTCCTGCCCAGGCCTGAGTACCGAGGGGGCCGTTGCCAACAACCTCAGGGCTGTTCTGCTCCAGGAGCAGGCGATAATAGAGGGTGCAGTTGCCATCATTCAGAAGCACCAGTATCCTGGACTGCTTGCTGTTCACCAACACGTTCCCAAAGTCCAGCTccttttcctttgcctgagggCCAGAGTCAGCCAGCCAGGAGTTGGGGGCTCTCCCAGGCCCATGGCCCTGGTTTCCTCACTCCTGGCCTCAGAATCCCCAAGGAAGGACAGGTCTAGGGGTGCAGGCTGGGGGACCAGAAGACTCCCATCGCCTGCCTTCTTGGAGTCAGACACCCCAGGGCTTTCCCTCCCACTTATGCTCTGGCCCCCTGGCCCCCACTCCCACCCGCCAGGGTCCCCCCACTCACGGAGAGGCTGCTGGTGATGCCCACACCCACCAGCCGGAGCATGTAGCGGGTGGTGGCAGGGGGCTTGGTGTCTGGGGGCAGGCCGGCTTCCCAGACCCACATCCCCACTCGGAACAGGTACTTGGTCTCCTCCAGAGGGCTGAAGGTCCACGTCAGCGTCTGGGGTCACAGAAGTTATCCCTGCATGGGGGTCTCTGGGAACCCCTGCCCAGGCTCTTGGGCATCTGAGGTCCCACTGTAGCATCTCAAGCTATGGTAACCCTTTCTGAGTGTTTCCCTGTGCCAGCACTTATATACATCATGCACCGTGTTCTCTCCCTAACCCCCTCAATTCTTTATCCTCACAAGGTAAGTGGTATTATTTTAATTCCTCATTGTCTAATGAGAAActggagactcagagaagtgggggtaacctgcccaaggtcacacagctgttgaGGGTGCTTGGTGGAAGCTGGGGTGGGAACTCTTGAGGCTGACTCCAGAGTCTACGTGGTCTTTCAGCTTGCAGATTACTACCCCGGGTTCTTACAGACACTGTGTCCTGGTGGGCCTTGGCCCAAGTTTTGTCTCCCCAACTAGTCTATAAGGCCCTAAACCAAGGATGAGGGTCTGATAGTTTGGGTCCCAGCCCATGCCCTCCCTTCTAGGGACCTACTGCTGGGATCTCTAGGAGTCTTCTTCCTCATTCCTTAATAATAGTCACCCATTTGACCCCAATTTCAGCTGCTCCACACCACCTCCCAGTGATCTCACAGCTTTGGGGACCATGGATGGAGAGTGGACTCACCCCTGGGCTCTGACATTAGAAACCTTGGTGCAAATCCCAGTTCTGCACTTCCTAATGCAGAGTCTTAGTAAATGGCTTTTATCCCCTCTAAGTCTCAATTCTGCTTTGCACTATGGGGgtatgatgatgataacaatCATATCTACTCATAAGGTAGGAAGGCTGGAAGAAATGACTGAATTAAATGGGAGGGTACACACAGTAAGCCTGACCCGTGATAGGCATGACTAAGAGGTGATGGTGAAGGTGAAGATGAAGGgtgcccttccctccagcccttggCAGTGTGGCAGGGCACTCACAAGGCTCTCACTGGGCTGGATAATCCCCTTGGTGGGCTGGACGGCAAGCATCTTTCGGTGCTGCTGGGAGACCCTCCAGTCAAACTCCAGGGGCAGACGCGAGGGGTTGCGGAAGGTGAAGAGGCTGGTGGAGGAGCAGCCCACCCAGGTGGGCTTGAAGAAGACGCTTTTACTGGTGTCCAGCTTCAGCTGCAGTGGCTCTTCCCGGCTCTGCATGCTTACCTCCTGAGGTCAGAGAAGGGAGGACAGTGCCCTGAACTTAccctgcagccctggctccccCAAATGTCCAGGAAGCCACAGGTGGGCAGCTTTTCACCCTTGGAGGGAGCAGCAAAAGGCCCTCTGCCAGCTGGGCATGGGCAGCTTCTGTCAAAGGCAGAGTATGGATGACTGGCCCAGGAGATAGTTCCTGAAAAGAACTCAGGGACTGAGAGAGGATGTGCAGACCATTTCATGGGCCAGACATAGTTCCAACACCGTGGACGCTTTCCCTGGCCTGGCCCCAAACACCTTCTACCACCTGCAGATATGAGTCTTGTGTTGCCCCCACTCCTTCCTTTGGGACGTCTATACCCCTTTTCTTGTCCCAGATCCCATATGGTAGACAGGCAGGGCCCTGAGGATAGCTGTTCCCAGATGTGGCCAAGGGGTCCTCTCCCTGCTATGCCACTTCCTAGAGGAGGAACAGCCCCTTGGCTACTTAGAGGAGCCTTAGAGACTAGCCCCAGAATGTGACTTTGAAAAGGGGGGCCAGACGATGGTCCCCTCCCAGGGACCCAGTCCCCTACTCCTGCCTCATACCTTCAGATACTGGGGACAAAAATTGAACTGCAAGTAGAAAATGTGCTGCTTCCAGGAATTGCCCTTGGGGTAGGTACAGATGAGGAAGATCTTGTGGGCCCCAGGGGCCACGAGGCCTGAGCTGGGCCGCAGGGAGATGTCCGAGCTGCTTTTGGGGGCCAGGTTGAAGGTCAGCAGCATGGAGCTTTTGTTGATCAGGAGTAAGCTGCGGTAGGAGGGTTCACTGGGGGACACTGCAGGAAATAGCTGggatgggagagaagagggacCCGTGCTCAGATTTATGCACTCCCCCTTCCCCCATACATACAGTCGGGTAAGTCTCTGTGTGCTTCGGTGGAGTcgtctccaaggagatcccagatgCCTCTGTGCAACCAAAAAATGCTTTAGTCCTCCAGAGACCTCCAGACTGGGAGATGGTGTGGCCACAGGAACTGGCCCTGGGAAACTCAGGCCCCTAAGACTGCCCCCATCAAGGTTCTTTCATTTTAGGGTGCCCTCAAATCATCCTTTGGAGAACCCAGTTGCACTGggaatatatctggaggaaactctaatttgaaaagatacatgtgccccaatattcatagcagcactatttacaataaaagacatggaagcaacctaaatgtccatcaacagatgactagataaaaaaATTATGGTCAGAGATCCTGGTCTAGAAGCTCTGGGGTAAGCAACGCTTTCTAGATGATTCTCATGCCAGTAGCTGAGGGGAACCCCACTTTGAGAAAGGAAAGCCCCAGCAATCCCAGCTGCCAAACATTCCTAAAGCATCTAAAGTGTGGCCAGCACCAGAGCTGAGCTGGTGACAAAACACAAGGCTGAAATCACTGAGCCAGGTGCCCCATCCTGCTGGGGCAATGAGCACATGTGCATGAGTTGGGGTGGAAGGGGGGCAGAGGTGGCTTGGGACACAGGGGCCCAGAATCTGCTGGACTGCAGTAAAGGCCACAAACCACTGGGAGGAATTAGccaagggaaaggggtgggggggtagTCAGTGAGAAGGGAACCCTAAGCAGTCAGGATGGATTTAGAAAGGGTCACCCTTCAGCAGAAGTGTAACTagtggaggaggggcaagatCGTCCCCAAGCACAATATCGAAAAGTAGCACCTTTCCAGCAATAATATGAGGCACGAGGGTAAGTGCAGACGGATGAAAAACCTGCAGTGGTAACAGAAGCTGGGAAGAGACTTCGAAGGAGAAACCAGAATTGGAAGTTGGCCATCTGGCTCCAGGATCTGTGTTTTTAAACCTTGTGTCATCCTGGTGCTGAAGTCAGATGGGGCCTCCAAGGGTGAAGCCTGGGAATTATGACTCCCTGAGGATTGGGTTAAGCCAAGGGGCTGGCTCTGCGACTCTGCAGGTCTGGATAATCCCCAAGGGCAGGGGCTCACGGGGTGGGTGGTTGTATCCCCAGCAGGAACTCAGTAAACACGGCAAATGAAGGAGCTGGAGAATTTCAAACCTGAGTGTTAGAGGATTGGGGAGAATTTCAGATGGAGCAGATGGGAGCCAGTAGTCCAAGCCCCAGATTCTCCCCACTCCCAGTGTCGTGGCCCAGGAGAGAGTCCTTGATGGGTACAGAGCCCcaggggctggtggtggggaggttgGGATGGCCAGGGAGGGTGCTGGACAAGTTTCTGAGACCATTAGAGACAGGAGAAGGGTATGTAGGCCttggcagaggccaggctgccctgTCCCACCTCCCACTGCTGCTGGGGCCACGCTCACCTTGGGGGCATCCAGGGAATATTGAGGGATGTGGTGCTCCAAGGCAGCAGAATAGCTGTGGCCCCGCGCCCGGAGTGTCAGGCACCAGGATGGGCACACGGTGCAGTCCTCTTCGATGTTGTTATAGCTCCGCAGGACCTGCAGGAGGGCCGGACCCATGGACAAGCTGAGTCCTGTGTCTGACCTGTGGGGCACCCTGGCTTGCCACCCCGCACTGTATTGCAGGAGTCCTACATGGGGCACAGAAGGCAGAGGCCCCCTGGGAAGACAGCACGGACAACAGCAGTCATAACAGTCCCTcccgctgtgtgccaggctctgcaccAAACACTCAGCAAACTCGGGCTCTGTAATCCTCGCAGCAGgatgagggtggggctgggatgtgAAAGCAGCATTCATTCTGCAGGAATGTGCCCAGAGAAGCACTGGCCAATAGAAATATAAAGCAGGCCACAAGTGTGAGCCACAAACGTCACTTTAAATGTTCTAGTAGCCACATCGACAAAGTgaaacatgtaaaattaatttcaataatacattttatttaacccagtagaCCCCAAATCttttcatttcaacatataatcaatatataAGTGATGCGTGAGACATCTTGCATTCTTTTCATGCTAAGTTTTGGAAATCAGCAGGTCTCTTCCACTTACAGCCCATATTAGTTGGGACTAGACACAGTTCAAGTGCTCAGCGGCCACATGTGGGTGGTTGGTGTAACAAACAGCAAAGGGCTTGAGCCTGTAACTTAAAAGTCTGATGGGCTCATCAAAGACAGGTGTCCACAGCCTCATTCCCACAAACCTCCATGTCCCCCGAATGCCAAGATATTAGTGGCAACTGAAGACTCAGCTTTTGAAAAACTTCTTAAAAGTTTGGATGTGATCCTAAGTTTATAGATAAAAAGACCGGGGCTCAGAGACATTAAGgagcatgcccaaggtcacatagctggtaaggGCTCTGATTTTGACTGCATGgctctgctcttccctccactgggAGAGAACAGGGTAGGCAGagctgagaagggagggaaagggcaggaCTGACGAGATGAGGAGGGACTTTGAGGCTGGCTGGGACTGCCAGTTCCCTGATCATAGGAAGTTGTGCTAGAAGCCCCTCCCCTAATAGCCGGTGCCCCTGACTCCACCCTCCAGGCCTTAGTTCCTACCCACCACTCCTTTAGAGGGACCACTTTCTACCTCAGGGACTAGAGAGaagccaggagccccaggaaaCTACTCCCTGTGCACTAAAATTTTCCAAGGGGCTTGAGCTCCCCTGAGTCCTCCctccagggagggtgggaggcacaTGTGAGTGAGACATAACCAGATGGGCCAGGAAGCCCCTCGGCCAAGGCAGGCCACAAGCCTGGGAGAGACAAACCACCCAGTATGCAGTCTAGCCCAGAAGacaaggaggagagggagcagaacCTGGGACAGAGAGGCTGGATCCTCCATTACACCCATCACCCACTCCAACCCCACACCCTGCCATACAGGCTCCAAGGCAGAGAACCCACATTCCCTGTCTCATCTGCCCGCACACACCTTATAGATAGCAAAGGCTTCGAGCTCCACGGCGTAGAGGCAGTTGGGGTAAGGCGGCTGGAAGTGCAGGCGCATGGCCATGGACTTGAGTGGGGGCACATCGCAGGTGTTGGGGGTCACCCAGAAGGGGCAGTCAGACCTGCATGTCCAGGCCACAGTGATCTTGCCATTGGTGTGGTTCATCAGGCACAGGGGGACAGGGTTGGGGTCCTCGGGCTTGGGACAGGCACCAAAATCCACCTCAACAGGCTCAATGCTGACGGGCGGGGGGAAGATGGCCATGTCATTGGTACCGTCAAAGAAGAACTCGGTCATGGGGGGGATGAGGGGATACTGTGGGGCTGGTGTGTCCTCCAGGTCCTGCATAGGGAGAGAtgggtgggcaggggcccagcTGCCATTCCTCTTGCTGTCCCTCATCTACGTGCTCTTTTCTGGAAAAGGCTACAAGAGCTCCACACATATCACCCCCGACTACTAAAAGTGCCCCCAGGGCTCTGGAGCACAGGATGCCCAAGAATGCTAGAGAAGAGGGCATGAAGCTGGGGAAGGCAGCCTGCCCCTGGGGACCCCAGAGGGGCCCAGCGAACCTCAATGGGAATCATCAGGGCTCCATTCTTATCCTGCTCCAGCTTCTTCTCCCTCAGCATCGTGCCCAGGATGTCGGGGGGGTAGAGCGTCAGGCCCCGCACCAGGTGTGTGCGGTACCAAGCGAGGTGCTGAGGCCTCAGGATGGCTGGCTTGGTGCTGTCCGAGTGGCAGGTCCCAATCAGGTCCAGGAACAGTGGGTCCTGTGACATTTGTCTGTGTGAGGCTAGATTTCGGCCTCTACTCACCACCTTGGCCACAGACCAGCTGGTCAGGGCACAATTTGTAACACCTTCTCCAGGGGCCTGGGTTGGGGTCATCACTTCAAGGCTCTCTGCCCCACACCTGCTGCATGGGGTGAGGTCCAATCCCCTTACCCCAGCccattagcagcagcagcagcggtaAAGTCTGCCCTGGCAGCAGTCAGGGCCAGACTGGCCCACTCAGCCCCAAAGTTCCAGAAGTTCCAGAATATTGGGGACTGAGCACCAAGCATTGTCTTCATCACTGGGCATCAGACTGGgcccttcctcacctctccctgACAGCTCACCTGATGGTGGATGAGACAGGCCACCCGCCGAAAGCAGATAATGGGGTGAGTGGGCTGGAAGGCACAGTGCAGGGTCGTGCGGGCCTTGCCCACCAGGGTCCCGAAGGCAGGTCTGATGCTGAAGACACTCTCCTGACAGTCAATGGCGAACTGGAAGTGAGCCGTGCAGTCCGACTTGTTCTCAATCCACAGGCACTGCTCCGAGCACTCTCCAAGGTTGACCCAGCTGAAGTCGACGCAGTAGTGCTGCAGGGACACATCAGGACCTGGGCACAGGAGATGGGGCCCTGTGAGTGGGCTTTGccacctgggtggggctggggtatCAGCCTCCCCGAGGATGTCTCAGAAAGGGTACCACTGATGGGAGGTGGCACTGCCTGGAGAGAGAAGACTGGATTGGAAAAGCCCAGAGCCCCAGCGGCCTGAGAAGACCTCCAGGTCACCACGTTAGCAGGGCAACATTATCTCCAAGTGTCCGTAACTGATTCCTCACTGagcccaccagggggcagcagatACCCAGGCTGAGGGCAGGAAGGCGCTGGACTCTTCAGGAGCAGGCACTTGCCAACCATAGGCATGGGCTGCTCCTGTCTCCAGAGGGAGTGCAGGGTCCTAGGGTTGCCAGTACCTCTACAGAAACCAACAACTTTGAGCAGGGTTTGGGAGGCACAGCCAGAGGTCATGATGGACAAGTAGTCCACAGTCCTGGCGTCCAGGGTCTCCGGGTGGAAGAACACTgacacacatttcttttctcccGGGGGCACGATGCCATGGGCCGTGGGGCACGAGAAGACCTGGTCTTTGGCCAGCATGTCTGGAGCCACTTCGATCCTGAAGGGGGCGCTTACCTGTGGGGCCAGGTGGAGGCGGGAGGGGTCAGGTCACAGGGTGAGGCAGTCTGTCTCAAAGTGCCCAGCCGAGGGGGTGAGGGCACCTGTTGTCCCACCTGTGCCCCACTTGTCAACTCTGATCATGGAGCGAGGCTGACACCCTCAGGAGGAAGGAACGGGCCAAGCCAGGTGCTCTGCATTGGGACCACCCAGAGGGGgcacctttttcttttcccaaaggtATCATAAAAGCTAGCTGTATCCTGGCACCAGGATAAACTTAGGGCTGCTCTTGGAGTTGCTCTGGGGGCCAAGGTAtatcccagcccagctcccagctgagAGGAGAGGGGATCCCTGTTGACACCTGAGTGTATCAACAGACAAGGGTAACGTGGGGCTTGTAGCATTCTGTACAGGGGTGGGTTTTAAGAGCACCTGGCCCTGTGGtccctgcccccacttcccctATATGCACAGGACGCATACCACTGACGGGTTATACAGCTTGATCTGCCTTTCAGCGGTGCAGCCCACAGCAACAGAGCCAAAGTGCAACACTTTCTGGAAGCCCTCGACATCCTGGTCCTCCGGGCGCTTCTGCTTTATGCTCACCAGCAGCTGTGCGCATTTAGCtagggcagggatggggtggtTTGGGGAGAAACCCACCAGGAGGGTCTCTGTGGCCCCAGCTAAATAGCCCTCAAAGAAGACAGGTGTCTCCAGGGAAACACCAGTCTGTgacaccaaagaaagaaaagaaaaggcaaagcctGCAGGGCtcgggggagggcaggaggctggaggaggtcCCATGTGGGCCAGGCCAGGGTGGGGTGCAGGCCGGAGCAGGGGCACACTGAAGCTTTGAGACCCAGGGAGGTGCAGCAggggggctctggggacaggtgAGAGGCCGGGCCTCACCCACAGCCTGCAGCCGGATGCTGGTCTTCTGCTTGCTGCCCTCGCCGTACCAGCACGTGGCCTGAACTTCATAGATGACAGCCAGAATTGGCTGAAAGGTCACCTTGATCTggcaggcctggcctggctccAGCAGCCCCGTGGTGGGCAGCATCTGAAAGGGGCTGGGGGACTCCCAGATGAAGAAGGTGGGAAGGTCCCTGGAGGGAGTGGGCAGGTCAGAGCCACTGGGCTCACTCTGACCACTGCCCCTGCTTTAGAAAGGCGGAGACGCCCCCTTGAACCCCCTACCCACTTTCACCACCAGACATGCCGGTCTCTCCTGCTCCCAGGGACCCTCCTCACAGTTttcacccctcccacctctgagcctccaccactcccctcaccccacgTTGTCCAGACAGAACCAGGCCTCGGCCATGTCCCCCATGGCACACATGGGCAACTGCAGGGACGGTGGACAGATCAGATTGTGGCAAGGCAGGGTGGCCCTCAGTTCCACACAGAACATCCCCTCTGCTTTCTCAAACCACAGCTGGTCCGTGTACTCCTTCTGCagtgtgggggcggggaggcagagGCGGTCGCTGATCAGTGGCACCTGGGTGGTACTCAAGAACCACTCACTTCAACCTGCCCTGCCCTTGGCCATCCCCTCAACACAACCACTGAGGGCTGGATTGGGCCATGGTCCTCCATCTCAGTCTCTGAAGAGGGTCAGTTACCTGTTCTCCAGCACTGTCTTGATCTCAGAGATATGGGACCTCTTTTGTGAGGAACAGAATATTTGGGGGAACATTTTTGAGAACAGGAAGAGGCCAAGGAATCCAGGGCTTTCTGATGGCCAACACAGTAACACAGGCTTCCTCCACCAACGTGCAACTGGGAAGCCCCCTCTATCTAATGAGTTTAGGGTCTAAGCCTCTCCAGGGCTTTCCAATCTAGAGTTTTGGCTACAGCCAGTGGGATATGAGTGTGGTAGGGGAGCTCCTTGCTGCTCTGCCCTTGTCTCCTGCTCCAAGGTGCCTGTgatcctccctgccctccactcaTGGCGACCGACCTTACCTCCTCCAGAGGCCGGAAGATGATGGGGAGTGAGAGGGTTATGCCTGGGCTCAGGAAGATGGGCTGGGGGATGACCGTGAAGAAGAACTTGGTCTTGGGGGGCCTGTGGGAGAGAGCCAGGGGATAAGCACTTGAGGTTTAGAAAACTAGAAGGGGCAGAAAGATTAGGGAAGAccctggaaagccaagcaggctTGAGTCCGTGGGACTGTGGAAGGGAAAACGCAGGGGTTCTGTCACTGGAGGACCTGTCTCCCTCATCCTGTCCCTTTTCTTGCAGACCTTCACGCCGGGTGTCACAGCGCTGGATGAAAAGATACGGGGCAAGAGGAGCAGCACCTGTACCTCAGGGGCACATGGTGGTCAGTAGGGCCTGGGATGGGGAAGGCTGCTCTGATTTAACCACATCCCTGAGCCCTTAGTTGGGGGAAACCAAAGCTGTGAATGGAGATTCCAGGGATGCCTTTCCAAGCAGAGACCTCAGCAGAACTGTAGAGTTCCAAGGTGGGTCAAAACTAGAGATACTGCAGACTTCAAAAATACTAATAAGAAGATGATATTGTCAAAAACTCTATACCAATAATTGTTAACgtttagataaaataaatacattcctAATTATACTtgaccaaaactgactcaagaattATACAATAAATTTTACAGTCACCTTACCTAAAATTATCCTAAAAATTGAAGACATAGtcaaaaaccttcccacaaaggaGACAGAACTGATGGCTTCACAGCAGGCTGAACCACACATTCAATAATTCTAGCCTTATCTTCCCAGTAACAGAACACAAACACTCACCAACATATTCTATGAATCCATCATGTTATTATCAAAACCTGGCAGTTatgagaaaaaagggaaattacaggccagtatcacccATAAACAAAATATTGGTGAAAAGAATTTAGCAATGTGTATAGAAAGAATACTCTATTGTGACCAAGCTGGGCTTATTCTAGGAATACACAGTTGATTTAACATAGAAAACCAATTAATGTATTCACCATACTaacaaattaagagaaaaaaatcaaatggtcatctcaataaagaaaaatattagataaaCTTCAACATATGTTTAAGAGAAAAACCCTAAGCAACCTAGGAAAAAGAGagaacttccttaacctgataaagtctaaaaaaaaaaaaaaatacaggaagcatACAAATTAACGGTGAAACACTAGAATCTTTCACGTTGAGACCctgaacaaaacaaggatgccttCTACAACCACTTCTGTTCAGCACTTTCCTTTTCCACAGTGCaataaggaaagacaaagaaagaaaggatataaggatttgaaggaaggaaaaaataccattttcataCAAGATATGAATTTGCACatggaaaaaagaattaacaaataCATTATTAGAATTAATGAGAGAATTTACCAAGGTTGCTGGACACAAAGttatggaaaaaaattcatatttttaaaaatgactttctaaaatattagcaacaagcagaaaatgaaacaacTTTAAAA
The genomic region above belongs to Camelus ferus isolate YT-003-E chromosome 5, BCGSAC_Cfer_1.0, whole genome shotgun sequence and contains:
- the CFAP65 gene encoding cilia- and flagella-associated protein 65 isoform X1, translated to MGRYLPIFWVFESYPTFFSPFSLTTEQPDISMDTQVCFSKKQEKVKKRVIWGIEVAEKLQWKGWELGKEITKNLVLKNLSLKIQKIKYRPPKTKFFFTVIPQPIFLSPGITLSLPIIFRPLEEKEYTDQLWFEKAEGMFCVELRATLPCHNLICPPSLQLPMCAMGDMAEAWFCLDNVGDLPTFFIWESPSPFQMLPTTGLLEPGQACQIKVTFQPILAVIYEVQATCWYGEGSKQKTSIRLQAVAKCAQLLVSIKQKRPEDQDVEGFQKVLHFGSVAVGCTAERQIKLYNPSVVSAPFRIEVAPDMLAKDQVFSCPTAHGIVPPGEKKCVSVFFHPETLDARTVDYLSIMTSGCASQTLLKVVGFCRGPDVSLQHYCVDFSWVNLGECSEQCLWIENKSDCTAHFQFAIDCQESVFSIRPAFGTLVGKARTTLHCAFQPTHPIICFRRVACLIHHQDPLFLDLIGTCHSDSTKPAILRPQHLAWYRTHLVRGLTLYPPDILGTMLREKKLEQDKNGALMIPIEDLEDTPAPQYPLIPPMTEFFFDGTNDMAIFPPPVSIEPVEVDFGACPKPEDPNPVPLCLMNHTNGKITVAWTCRSDCPFWVTPNTCDVPPLKSMAMRLHFQPPYPNCLYAVELEAFAIYKVLRSYNNIEEDCTVCPSWCLTLRARGHSYSAALEHHIPQYSLDAPKLFPAVSPSEPSYRSLLLINKSSMLLTFNLAPKSSSDISLRPSSGLVAPGAHKIFLICTYPKGNSWKQHIFYLQFNFCPQYLKEVSMQSREEPLQLKLDTSKSVFFKPTWVGCSSTSLFTFRNPSRLPLEFDWRVSQQHRKMLAVQPTKGIIQPSESLTLTWTFSPLEETKYLFRVGMWVWEAGLPPDTKPPATTRYMLRLVGVGITSSLSAKEKELDFGNVLVNSKQSRILVLLNDGNCTLYYRLLLEQNSPEVVGNGPLALQLDRTEGSLPPRSEDTICLTACPKHPSQYSWTVSYSLLSHRDNKVGEKQELCHVSLMAVYPLLSILDICSMGSAEGITRKHLWRLFSLDLLNTYLQQDPTPWELTYKVPTRHSTSQIPPVFTPLKLNFNFGAAPVDAPPSVVLLALKNSGVVPLDWALLFPSDQQVDLELWAEQAEFDCTELHQMRVEDNCIFSISPKAGSLNPGQEQIVELKYSHLFIGTDRLPVLFKVSHGREILLNFIGVTVKLEQKYVHFTSTSHQFIPVPIGDTLPPRQIYELYNGGSVPVTFEIQTSILSQVQEKNFDHPIFCCLNPKGEIQPGTTARVLWIFSPIEAKTYTVDVPIHILGWNSAIIRFQGVGYDPHVMGDTAPFHNISSWDDSSIHSRLMVPGQTVFLSQSHISLGNIPVQSKCSRLLFLNNISKNETIVFVWQLMPLDFGEVSVSPMRGKVAPEETIPFVVTLKASVHASFYSLDLVCKVYRQELLKQYQKELQEWKAEKVRQEVEFTITDRKVKRRPYCTACEPARKYKTLPPIKNQQCLNRLTSWNLKIQKEDTHWPCPQPPLPGMLCLGLTARAHATDYFLANFFSDFPSHFLYRELPKRKCPREESETCEEESPDKWAPVSKQEKQLLVDCLTTIIRGLLEDKIFHEAVDQNLVEQMPYFCQFWNEQSARFMVQNSNLHLAPDLSQSSSSSEDSKDKEEEDKLALRKREGGEEEETDEEEEEELEEEEEEELEEEIEGEEEMGKEELEEEKVEEKGEKSPWMEIKPTPQPTSQESLKWQWQQRLKALVKEKQEQDEKEAISWLPAFANLQEALLENMIQNILVEASRGEVVLTSRPRVIALPPLSVPRILTPDSLPVAPSGAQQVEIPGSTVPPSTDYLGTRAPTPCDLQL